The following proteins are co-located in the Wenzhouxiangella marina genome:
- the acnD gene encoding Fe/S-dependent 2-methylisocitrate dehydratase AcnD, whose translation MSNTRYRKRLPGTELDYYDAREAVDELQAGAWAKLPYTARVLAENLVRRCPPEQLEASLRQIIERKRDLDFPWFPARVVCHDILGQTALVDLAGLRDAIADKGGDPAQVNPVVPVQLIVDHSLAVEHAGFEKDAFEKNRAIEDRRNADRFDFINWTREAFDNVDVIPPGNGIMHQINLERMCTVVETRDGVAFPDTLVGTDSHTPHVCALGVIAIGVGGLEAENVMLGRASYLRLPDIVGVELTGRPQPGITATDIVLALTEFLRKERVVGAWLEFFGEGAAALTVGDRATISNMTPEYGATAAMFHIDQQTIDYLTLTGREDARVKLVEDYARHTGLWADDIRTAEYERTLSFDLSTVERNVAGPTSPHKRVGTSHLAESGIAGPYELPEDGRMPDGAIIIAAITSCTNTSNPRNVIAAGLLAKKANELGLLRKPWVKSSFAPGSIAVKLYLEEAGLLDELEKLGFGVVAFACTTCNGMSGALDPAIQQEIIDRDLYSVAVLSGNRNFDGRIHPYAKQAFLASPALVVAYAIAGSIRFDIEKDVLGKDAEGRDITLKDLWPSDEEIDEIVARSVKPEQFRKVYEPMFGKTFKRVKKVDPLYDWRPQSTYIRRPPYWEGALAAERTLTGMRPLAVLGDNITTDHLSPSNAILADSAAGEYLTRMGVPEEDFNSYATHRGDHLTAQRATFANPRLINRMAVVDGEVKQGSLTRLEPDGKVMRMWDAIETYMERKQPLIIIAGADYGQGSSRDWAAKGVRLAGVEAIVAEGFERIHRTNLIGMGVLPLQFEGGTDQKTLGLDGTESYDVVGEPAPGARLTLRIHRADGQIDEVPVICRLDTAEEVSIYAAGGVLQRFAQDFLEASDAA comes from the coding sequence ATGAGCAACACGCGATACCGCAAGCGCCTGCCAGGCACCGAACTCGACTACTACGATGCCCGCGAGGCGGTCGACGAACTGCAGGCGGGCGCCTGGGCGAAACTGCCCTACACGGCGCGCGTGCTGGCCGAAAACCTGGTCCGGCGCTGTCCGCCGGAGCAGCTCGAGGCCTCCCTGCGCCAGATCATCGAGCGCAAGCGCGACCTGGACTTTCCCTGGTTCCCGGCGCGGGTCGTCTGCCACGACATCCTCGGACAGACCGCCCTCGTCGACCTGGCCGGCCTGCGCGATGCCATCGCCGACAAGGGCGGTGACCCGGCCCAGGTCAACCCGGTCGTGCCGGTGCAGCTGATCGTCGACCATTCCCTGGCCGTCGAGCACGCCGGGTTCGAGAAGGACGCCTTCGAGAAGAACCGGGCCATCGAAGACCGTCGCAATGCCGACCGCTTCGATTTCATCAACTGGACCAGGGAAGCCTTCGACAACGTCGATGTCATTCCCCCGGGCAACGGCATCATGCATCAGATCAATCTGGAGCGGATGTGCACCGTGGTCGAGACGCGCGACGGCGTGGCCTTTCCCGACACCCTGGTCGGCACCGACAGCCACACGCCACACGTCTGCGCCCTCGGCGTGATCGCCATCGGCGTGGGCGGCCTGGAAGCGGAAAACGTCATGCTCGGCCGCGCCTCCTACCTGCGTCTTCCGGACATTGTCGGGGTCGAACTGACGGGCAGACCCCAGCCGGGCATCACCGCCACGGACATCGTGCTGGCCCTGACGGAGTTCCTGCGCAAGGAGCGCGTCGTCGGCGCCTGGCTGGAATTCTTCGGTGAGGGTGCAGCCGCCCTGACCGTGGGCGACCGCGCGACGATCTCGAACATGACGCCCGAGTACGGTGCGACGGCGGCGATGTTCCATATCGACCAGCAGACCATCGACTACCTGACCCTGACCGGCCGTGAGGACGCGCGCGTCAAGCTGGTCGAAGACTACGCTCGCCACACCGGCCTCTGGGCCGATGACATCAGGACCGCTGAATACGAGCGTACCCTGAGCTTCGATCTGTCGACGGTCGAGCGCAACGTGGCCGGTCCGACCAGCCCGCACAAGCGGGTGGGCACCAGCCATCTGGCCGAAAGCGGCATCGCCGGGCCCTACGAGCTGCCCGAGGATGGCCGCATGCCGGACGGCGCGATCATCATCGCCGCCATCACCAGCTGCACCAACACCTCCAACCCCCGCAACGTGATCGCGGCGGGCCTGCTGGCGAAGAAGGCCAACGAGCTCGGCCTGCTCAGAAAGCCCTGGGTCAAGTCCTCCTTCGCGCCGGGCTCCATCGCCGTCAAGCTGTATCTGGAAGAGGCGGGCCTGCTCGACGAGCTGGAGAAGCTCGGCTTCGGCGTGGTCGCCTTCGCCTGCACGACCTGCAACGGCATGAGCGGTGCCCTCGATCCGGCGATCCAGCAGGAGATCATCGACCGTGACCTCTACTCCGTGGCCGTGCTGTCGGGCAACCGGAACTTCGATGGTCGGATTCACCCCTACGCCAAGCAGGCCTTCCTGGCCTCACCGGCTCTGGTGGTGGCCTACGCCATCGCGGGCAGCATCCGCTTCGATATCGAAAAGGACGTGCTGGGCAAGGATGCCGAGGGACGCGACATCACCCTCAAGGACCTGTGGCCCAGCGACGAGGAGATCGACGAGATCGTCGCCCGGTCGGTCAAGCCCGAGCAGTTCCGCAAGGTCTACGAGCCGATGTTCGGCAAGACCTTCAAGCGCGTGAAGAAGGTCGACCCGCTCTACGACTGGCGTCCCCAGAGCACCTACATTCGCCGCCCGCCGTACTGGGAGGGCGCCCTGGCCGCCGAGCGCACCTTGACCGGCATGCGCCCGCTCGCGGTGCTGGGGGACAACATCACCACCGACCATCTCTCGCCTTCGAATGCCATCCTGGCCGACAGCGCGGCCGGCGAGTACCTGACCCGAATGGGCGTGCCCGAGGAGGACTTCAACTCCTACGCCACCCACCGCGGCGATCACCTGACGGCTCAGCGTGCGACCTTTGCCAACCCGCGTCTGATCAACCGCATGGCGGTGGTCGATGGCGAGGTCAAGCAGGGTTCCCTGACCCGCCTGGAGCCCGATGGGAAGGTGATGCGCATGTGGGATGCGATCGAGACCTACATGGAGCGCAAGCAGCCCCTGATCATCATCGCCGGCGCCGATTACGGGCAGGGCTCCTCGCGCGACTGGGCCGCCAAGGGCGTGCGCCTGGCGGGCGTCGAGGCGATCGTGGCCGAGGGCTTCGAGCGCATCCATCGGACCAACCTGATCGGCATGGGCGTGCTGCCCCTGCAGTTCGAGGGCGGCACCGATCAGAAGACCCTGGGTCTCGACGGCACGGAAAGCTACGACGTGGTCGGTGAACCCGCGCCAGGGGCCCGACTCACGCTGCGGATCCACCGCGCCGATGGACAGATCGATGAAGTGCCGGTGATCTGCCGCCTCGACACGGCCGAGGAAGTGAGCATCTACGCCGCCGGCGGCGTGCTGCAGCGCTTCGCCCAGGACTTCCTCGAAGCCTCCGACGCCGCTTGA
- a CDS encoding PA0069 family radical SAM protein, whose translation MKPQSNQAGRGLQHNTPSRFSRQTSQSIDDGWQEELDALPRLATELRPEIARSIVSRNQSPDVPLKRSINPYRGCEHGCVYCFARPSHAYLDLSPGLDFETRLSYKSNAVELLEERFRQPNYRVEPIALGINTDAYQPVERKLRLTRRLLELMLEYRHPVSLLTKGVTLLRDLDILEALAERNLVSVSISITTLNQDLKRRMEPRTASPRARLNMLSRLREIGIEPGVMVAPIIPAINDRELESILARAAGAGATRAGYVVLRLPHELKTLFRDWLAEHFPERARHVMSLVQQLHGGQDYDPSFGLRQTGQGAFAQLLAQRFAVAVRRHGLDRDGRPELDCSAFRRPSRQGDQFHLI comes from the coding sequence ATGAAACCGCAATCAAACCAGGCCGGACGGGGCCTGCAGCACAACACCCCGTCGCGATTCAGCCGCCAGACTAGCCAGTCGATCGACGACGGCTGGCAGGAGGAACTCGACGCCCTGCCCCGTCTGGCCACGGAGCTGCGCCCGGAGATCGCGCGCAGCATCGTCAGTCGAAACCAGTCGCCGGACGTCCCGCTGAAGCGCTCGATCAACCCCTATCGTGGCTGCGAGCACGGCTGCGTGTACTGCTTCGCGCGGCCCAGCCACGCCTACCTCGACCTGTCGCCCGGCCTCGATTTCGAGACCCGTCTGAGCTACAAGTCGAACGCGGTGGAATTGCTCGAGGAGCGCTTTCGTCAACCCAACTACCGCGTCGAGCCGATCGCCCTGGGCATCAACACCGATGCCTACCAGCCGGTGGAGCGGAAGCTGCGCCTGACGCGGCGCCTGCTGGAACTGATGCTGGAGTACCGTCACCCGGTCAGCCTGCTGACCAAGGGCGTGACCCTGCTCCGCGACCTGGACATCCTCGAGGCCCTGGCCGAGCGCAATCTGGTCTCGGTCTCGATCAGCATCACCACGCTGAATCAGGACCTGAAGCGCCGAATGGAACCGCGCACGGCCTCGCCGAGGGCCCGACTGAACATGCTCAGCCGCCTGCGCGAGATCGGCATCGAGCCCGGCGTGATGGTGGCGCCGATCATCCCGGCGATCAACGATCGCGAACTGGAGTCGATCCTCGCCCGGGCCGCCGGAGCTGGCGCGACTCGCGCCGGCTACGTCGTTCTGCGCCTGCCGCACGAGCTGAAAACCCTGTTCCGGGACTGGCTGGCCGAGCATTTCCCGGAACGGGCTCGGCACGTGATGAGCCTGGTTCAGCAGCTGCACGGTGGGCAGGACTACGATCCGAGCTTCGGGCTTCGGCAGACTGGCCAGGGGGCCTTTGCCCAACTGCTGGCCCAGCGCTTTGCCGTGGCGGTTCGACGTCATGGTCTGGACCGCGACGGGCGACCCGAACTCGACTGCTCGGCCTTTCGGCGCCCCAGCCGTCAGGGCGATCAGTTTCATCTGATCTGA
- the prpF gene encoding 2-methylaconitate cis-trans isomerase PrpF gives MNDAPQLRIPATYMRGGTSKGVFFRLEDLPDFAQAPGPDRDALLLRVIGSPDPYKKHTDGMGGATSSTSKTVILSRSEREGHDVDYLFGQVAIDRPVIDWSGNCGNLTAAVGSFAIANGLVDADRIPSDGICEVRIWQANIEKTIVAHVPIRHGEVQETGDFELDGVAFPAAEVQIDFIRPADGEGALFPTGELVDELEVPGEGRLAVTCINAGIPTLFFRAEDLGFTATELQGAINDHPEILARLERIRALGAVHMGLIERVEDAATRQHTPKIAWVAGPKAYVASSGKAVAAEDIDLNVRAMSMGQLHHAMMGTAAVAIASAAAVPGTLVNEAAGGGDRNSVRFGHPSGTLKVGAEARRDGARWTIEKVSMSRSARVLMEGRVRVPAPE, from the coding sequence ATGAACGACGCACCGCAACTGAGGATTCCGGCCACCTACATGCGTGGGGGCACGAGCAAGGGGGTTTTCTTTCGTCTGGAGGACTTGCCCGACTTTGCTCAGGCGCCGGGGCCGGATCGCGATGCCTTGCTGCTCCGGGTGATCGGTTCACCGGATCCCTACAAGAAGCACACCGATGGCATGGGCGGGGCGACTTCAAGCACCTCGAAGACGGTCATTCTGTCGCGCTCGGAGCGCGAGGGCCACGACGTCGACTACCTGTTCGGTCAGGTCGCGATCGATCGGCCCGTCATCGACTGGTCGGGCAACTGCGGCAATCTGACCGCCGCCGTCGGTTCCTTCGCCATCGCCAACGGTCTCGTCGATGCCGATCGCATTCCGAGCGACGGCATCTGCGAAGTCCGGATCTGGCAGGCCAATATCGAGAAGACGATCGTCGCCCACGTGCCGATCCGCCATGGCGAGGTTCAGGAAACCGGCGACTTCGAACTCGATGGCGTGGCCTTTCCCGCCGCCGAGGTCCAGATCGACTTCATCCGGCCCGCCGACGGGGAAGGGGCCCTGTTCCCCACCGGCGAACTCGTCGACGAGCTGGAGGTGCCCGGTGAGGGGCGTCTGGCCGTCACCTGCATCAACGCCGGCATCCCGACCCTGTTCTTCCGCGCCGAGGACCTCGGCTTCACGGCCACGGAGCTGCAGGGCGCGATCAACGATCACCCCGAGATCCTCGCGCGCCTCGAGCGGATTCGAGCCCTGGGTGCCGTCCACATGGGCCTGATCGAACGCGTCGAAGACGCGGCCACGCGGCAGCACACGCCCAAGATCGCCTGGGTGGCCGGTCCGAAGGCCTATGTGGCATCCAGCGGCAAGGCGGTGGCGGCCGAGGACATCGACCTCAACGTCCGCGCCATGTCCATGGGCCAGCTGCACCACGCCATGATGGGCACGGCGGCCGTGGCCATCGCCTCGGCAGCGGCCGTGCCGGGCACCCTGGTCAACGAGGCGGCCGGTGGCGGCGATCGCAACAGCGTCCGCTTCGGCCATCCTTCCGGGACCCTCAAGGTCGGCGCCGAAGCGCGCCGCGACGGTGCCCGGTGGACGATCGAAAAGGTCAGCATGAGCCGCAGCGCGCGCGTACTGATGGAGGGGCGGGTGCGGGTGCCAGCGCCCGAGTGA
- a CDS encoding S9 family peptidase, translated as MLRVLPSLLLLSILLAVLPLQADDHVERRTANSGNVVMEGVPEIPADIGEQLRRYQNVRSAGLVDWSADGRSIFISTRFAEVNQFHRVDQPGGTRHQLTWFEEPVGAATRRPGHDTLAFLMDQGGNEFSQIFLFHPATGEHEMISDGESRNGGLEWSKDGRYLAFQSTRRNGRSNDLWLIDFEADREARMILESPDGSWWGPAEFSPDGERLLVQQYVSANDSRIHLLDLASGELSRLAGDEAAPSRNLAAGFDAQGDGIYLMSDVGSEFARLTHMDLASGERRVLSGDIEWSISGLEMAPDGASAAVVSNEGGISRMYRLDTASGELSPIENLPIGLIGGLSFSPEGDRLGLVLNNPRSPSDVHVMDWNSGALTRWTYSEVGGLDTERFALPELIEFPSFDEVDGQPRRIPAFVYKPEGEGPHPVVIQIHGGPEGQSRPSFSSTYPMWMDRLGVAVISPNVRGSSGYGKSYLQLDNGFLREDSVRDIGALLDWIAEQPDLDENRVAVFGGSYGGYMVLASAVHYSDRLRAAVDVVGISNFVTFLENTQDYRRDLRRVEYGDERDPEMRAHLEAISPLNHVDRMDVPMFVIQGQNDPRVPVTEAEQIVAALREQGSSVWYMNALNEGHGFRRKENRDLYSEAVVLFFETYLLRD; from the coding sequence ATGCTTCGAGTCCTACCGAGCCTTCTTCTTCTTTCGATTCTGCTTGCGGTACTGCCCCTGCAGGCCGACGACCACGTCGAGCGTCGCACGGCCAATTCCGGCAACGTCGTGATGGAGGGCGTGCCCGAAATCCCTGCGGACATCGGAGAGCAGCTCCGCCGCTACCAGAACGTGCGCTCGGCCGGCCTGGTCGACTGGAGCGCGGACGGTCGTTCGATTTTCATCTCCACCCGCTTCGCCGAGGTCAACCAGTTCCACCGCGTCGACCAGCCCGGTGGGACGCGTCACCAGCTGACCTGGTTCGAGGAGCCGGTCGGCGCCGCCACCCGTCGCCCGGGCCACGACACCCTCGCTTTCCTGATGGACCAGGGCGGCAACGAGTTCAGCCAGATCTTCCTGTTCCATCCCGCCACCGGCGAGCACGAGATGATCAGCGACGGCGAGTCGCGCAACGGCGGCCTGGAGTGGTCGAAGGACGGCCGCTACCTGGCCTTCCAGTCCACCCGCCGCAACGGCCGTTCGAACGATCTGTGGCTGATCGACTTCGAGGCCGATCGCGAGGCCCGGATGATCCTCGAGTCCCCCGACGGCAGCTGGTGGGGGCCGGCCGAATTCTCGCCCGACGGCGAGCGCCTGCTGGTCCAGCAGTACGTCAGCGCCAACGACTCACGCATCCACCTGCTCGATCTGGCCAGCGGCGAACTCAGCCGCCTGGCCGGCGACGAGGCCGCACCGAGTCGCAACCTGGCCGCCGGCTTCGACGCCCAGGGCGACGGCATCTACCTGATGAGCGACGTCGGCAGCGAGTTCGCCCGCCTGACCCACATGGACTTGGCCAGCGGCGAGCGCCGCGTGTTGAGCGGCGACATCGAGTGGTCCATCAGCGGCTTGGAGATGGCGCCCGATGGGGCCTCGGCGGCCGTGGTCAGCAACGAAGGTGGCATCAGCCGGATGTATCGCCTGGACACGGCCAGCGGCGAGCTGTCGCCGATCGAGAACCTGCCCATCGGCCTGATCGGTGGCCTGAGTTTCAGCCCCGAAGGCGATCGCCTGGGTCTGGTGCTGAACAATCCTCGCTCGCCCAGCGATGTCCACGTCATGGACTGGAACAGCGGTGCGCTGACGCGCTGGACCTACAGCGAAGTCGGCGGCCTGGACACGGAGCGCTTTGCCCTGCCGGAGCTCATCGAGTTCCCGAGCTTCGATGAGGTCGACGGCCAGCCCCGTCGCATTCCGGCCTTCGTCTACAAGCCCGAAGGCGAGGGTCCGCACCCGGTCGTGATCCAGATCCACGGCGGCCCGGAAGGCCAGTCGCGGCCCAGCTTCAGCAGCACCTACCCGATGTGGATGGACCGCCTCGGCGTGGCCGTGATCAGCCCGAACGTGCGCGGTTCCTCCGGCTACGGCAAGAGCTACCTGCAGCTCGACAATGGTTTCCTGCGCGAGGACTCGGTGCGCGACATCGGCGCCCTGCTGGACTGGATCGCCGAGCAGCCGGACCTGGACGAGAACCGAGTCGCCGTCTTCGGCGGCAGCTACGGCGGCTACATGGTGCTGGCCAGCGCCGTCCACTACAGCGACCGCCTGCGGGCCGCCGTCGATGTGGTCGGCATCAGCAACTTCGTCACCTTCCTGGAGAACACCCAGGACTATCGCCGTGATCTCCGCCGTGTCGAATACGGCGACGAGCGCGACCCGGAAATGCGCGCCCACCTGGAAGCCATCAGCCCCCTGAATCACGTCGACAGGATGGACGTGCCGATGTTCGTCATCCAGGGCCAGAACGACCCGCGCGTGCCCGTCACCGAGGCCGAGCAGATCGTCGCGGCTCTCAGGGAGCAGGGCAGCTCGGTCTGGTACATGAACGCACTCAATGAGGGCCACGGCTTCCGCCGCAAGGAAAACCGCGATCTCTATAGCGAAGCGGTCGTGTTGTTCTTCGAGACCTATCTGCTGCGGGATTGA
- a CDS encoding tetratricopeptide repeat protein, which produces MSLRPAVLGIVALVGVLLAPWALAQHEEPTAPDCVEARQSHHAEAEAICQRELAEARGRGDAPDERRALFQLSILARLHGDHDRALSLHEAIQRSQGFADDWQAQYRLAREQGILAYAQGQSANALTFFRAALAQARARGDRELEARSLNDLGSAYRRLGAEDEALDAYRRSLELKRELGDAQIGTTLSNIADLLVRLGDPGQAEVFYGEALEAHRVVGAQRNEAHTLESIALLADRQGQLPRALTLAREAHAQFERVGSAQDRRRSGTLLAEIERSNGALDEAARLLDEMAALAAETEQGLPARWSLTSARLLLDRGRLGEARSLLEALEADSERWMDEDRLARLELMAGLAEAEGELGRALALQKRLSAERVAYGERLHDRELVSRRVLLEVAEAEHRIGQLQVENQLQQAALASERANTRAVAAVSLLILVLLLIAAIWWFRRRSRRERQARARLEARIERYRDAARALRTSSERLSGMLDATDSAVIAIGVDQRVLLVNSAAMKQLGCKQAPIGQGLDALFGDALADGLPEATDRPIVVDYQGRELWLRRQVLELEEEVQVLVIEDPAQPAAMDDGLVPMINRHFRRVDEFGGLLRAQLKQGDLPEKLRIRWQRIDEELQALSAQLHPVQEANETSFREHLVQLMVRCLETWERETGSSRVELAEQSGIWRVTIDEGRLRTRAMDRYLQLAKLPRQPRWREVLRTAYFILSECPGARREELEAMTEQLREDAARLGLK; this is translated from the coding sequence GTGTCACTGCGCCCGGCCGTTCTCGGGATCGTCGCCCTGGTCGGCGTCCTGCTTGCGCCATGGGCCCTGGCCCAGCACGAGGAGCCGACGGCGCCGGACTGCGTGGAGGCTCGCCAGTCGCATCACGCCGAGGCCGAGGCGATCTGCCAGCGCGAACTGGCCGAGGCCCGCGGGCGCGGCGATGCGCCCGACGAGCGGCGTGCCCTGTTCCAGCTGTCCATCCTGGCCCGTCTGCACGGTGATCACGATCGTGCGCTGTCTCTGCACGAGGCGATCCAGCGCTCGCAGGGCTTTGCCGATGACTGGCAGGCCCAGTACCGTCTCGCCCGCGAACAGGGGATTCTGGCCTATGCGCAGGGCCAGTCGGCCAATGCCCTGACCTTCTTCCGCGCGGCGCTGGCGCAGGCGCGCGCCCGCGGGGACCGCGAACTCGAAGCCCGCAGCCTGAACGATCTCGGCTCGGCCTATCGTCGCCTGGGTGCCGAGGACGAGGCCCTGGATGCCTATCGGCGCAGCCTGGAACTGAAGCGCGAACTGGGCGATGCCCAGATCGGCACCACCCTGAGCAATATCGCCGATCTGCTGGTTCGCCTGGGTGATCCGGGGCAGGCCGAGGTCTTCTATGGCGAAGCCCTGGAGGCACACCGCGTCGTGGGTGCCCAGCGAAACGAGGCGCACACCCTGGAGAGCATCGCCCTGCTGGCCGATCGCCAGGGCCAGCTGCCCCGAGCCTTGACGCTGGCACGGGAGGCTCATGCGCAGTTCGAGCGGGTCGGCTCCGCGCAGGATCGTCGTCGCTCGGGCACCTTGCTGGCCGAAATCGAGCGATCGAACGGCGCCCTGGACGAGGCCGCTCGTCTCCTCGATGAGATGGCCGCGCTGGCGGCAGAGACCGAGCAAGGGCTGCCGGCACGCTGGTCGTTGACTTCGGCCCGGCTGCTGCTCGATCGAGGACGGCTCGGAGAGGCTCGTTCGCTCCTCGAAGCACTGGAGGCCGACTCGGAGCGCTGGATGGACGAGGATCGCCTGGCGCGCCTGGAATTGATGGCCGGCCTGGCCGAGGCGGAAGGGGAGCTGGGGCGGGCCCTGGCCCTGCAGAAGCGCCTGAGCGCCGAGCGCGTGGCCTATGGCGAGCGCCTCCACGATCGTGAGCTGGTCAGCCGCCGCGTGCTCCTGGAAGTCGCCGAGGCCGAGCACCGGATCGGCCAGCTGCAGGTCGAGAACCAGCTGCAGCAGGCCGCGCTGGCCTCCGAACGCGCGAACACGCGAGCCGTGGCGGCCGTGTCGCTGCTGATCCTCGTGCTGCTGTTGATCGCGGCAATCTGGTGGTTTCGGCGCCGCAGCCGTCGCGAGCGCCAGGCCCGGGCCCGCCTGGAGGCGAGGATCGAGCGCTATCGCGATGCCGCGCGCGCGCTGAGAACCTCGAGCGAACGCCTGTCGGGCATGCTCGATGCCACGGACTCGGCGGTGATCGCCATTGGTGTGGACCAGCGCGTGCTGCTGGTCAATTCGGCCGCGATGAAACAGCTTGGCTGCAAACAGGCGCCGATCGGTCAGGGCCTGGACGCCCTGTTCGGCGACGCGCTGGCCGACGGCCTGCCGGAAGCGACGGATCGTCCCATCGTGGTCGATTATCAGGGACGGGAGCTCTGGCTTCGACGCCAGGTGCTGGAGTTGGAGGAGGAGGTGCAGGTGCTGGTGATCGAGGATCCGGCCCAGCCGGCCGCGATGGACGATGGCCTGGTGCCGATGATCAACCGGCACTTCCGGCGGGTGGATGAATTCGGCGGACTGTTGCGTGCCCAGTTGAAGCAGGGTGATCTGCCGGAGAAGCTACGGATTCGCTGGCAGCGCATCGATGAAGAGCTGCAGGCCCTGTCGGCCCAGCTGCATCCGGTCCAGGAAGCCAACGAGACCAGCTTCCGCGAACACCTCGTCCAGCTGATGGTGCGCTGCCTGGAAACCTGGGAGCGGGAGACGGGGTCGAGCCGCGTCGAACTGGCCGAGCAGAGCGGCATCTGGCGGGTGACGATCGACGAGGGGCGATTGCGAACGCGGGCCATGGATCGCTATCTGCAGCTGGCCAAGCTGCCCAGGCAGCCGCGCTGGCGGGAAGTGCTCCGCACGGCCTATTTCATCCTGTCCGAATGCCCGGGGGCCAGGCGCGAGGAACTCGAGGCGATGACCGAGCAGCTGCGCGAAGACGCCGCCCGACTCGGCCTGAAATGA